In Notamacropus eugenii isolate mMacEug1 chromosome 1, mMacEug1.pri_v2, whole genome shotgun sequence, one genomic interval encodes:
- the FAM110C gene encoding protein FAM110C codes for MPTELAPSLGMYALSNLDSSPTTRLLHKGPEYLRKKIEGGDRAKKSAVERLEADKAKYVKSQQVIGTKQEPARLSSASESSSETCSVESRKSSKDSTGRKESESGDTWCPPPQAAFSVARRGISRRQLRPDSLIIYRQKCEFVKGQGTENPRGSLVRKILQGPSREKMLVSLDMPKVKEEARTESEEARLESKEAKPETKDARLHADDTRLESKEIRMENKETRLESEETRMENKEVRVDNRVDNKDAAPPNPPTTTPLVTPSGEEKVPMEAPVVTGELKDVKRRGLHRSQSDISSRYSKSFSEFDTFFKYCGLEPEVVEDLGRENFSAGWDHRSFKIRSVSIATSEGGFSHHSGDEGLQEEELTEQVPSTTSVIERNARIIKWLYTCKKAKETVSKGAQDLAGKVLVPKATETR; via the coding sequence ATGCCAACTGAGCTCGCTCCTAGCCTGGGAATGTATGCCCTTTCCAACCTGGATTCCTCCCCAACGACCCGGCTACTCCACAAGGGTCCAGAGTACCTGCGCAAGAAGATTGAAGGGGGCGACCGGGCCAAGAAGAGTGCTGTGGAGAGACTAGAAGCAGATAAGGCCAAATATGTCAAGAGCCAGCAGGTAATTGGCACCAAGCAGGAGCCTGCCAGGCTGAGCTCAGCCTCAGAGAGCAGTAGTGAAACCTGTTCTGTGGAAAGCAGGAAAAGCAGCAAGGACTCAACAGGGAGAAAAGAGTCAGAGAGTGGGGACACCTGGTGCCCCCCTCCCCAGGCAGCATTTTCTGTGGCCCGGAGGGGCATTAGCAGGAGGCAACTGAGGCCAGATTCCCTCATCATCTACCGTCAGAAGTGTGAGTTTGTCAAAGGCCAAGGTACTGAGAACCCCAGAGGGAGCTTGGTGAGGAAGATCCTCCAAGGTCCCAGCAGAGAAAAGATGTTAGTGTCTCTTGACATGCCCAAAGTGAAGGAGGAAGCCAGAACAGAAAGTGAAGAGGCCCGACTAGAGAGTAAAGAAGCCAAACCTGAGACTAAAGACGCCAGATTGCATGCAGATGACACCAGATTGGAAAGTAAAGAAATCAGAATGGAGAATAAGGAAACAAGACTGGAAAGTGAGGAAACCAGAATGGAGAACAAGGAGGTCAGAGTGGACAACAGAGTGGACAACAAGGACGCTGCTCCTCCAAATCCCCCAACAACCACCCCCCTTGTCACTCCTTCCGGGGAGGAAAAGGTGCCCATGGAAGCACCTGTGGTGACAGGTGAGCTCAAGGATGTGAAGAGAAGGGGTCTGCACCGCTCCCAGTCTGACATAAGCTCTCGCTACTCCAAATCCTTCTCTGAGTTTGACACCTTCTTTAAATACTGTGGCCTGGAGCCTGAGGTGGTGGAAGACCTTGGGAGGGAAAACTTCTCAGCAGGGTGGGACCACAGATCCTTCAAGATTCGCAGTGTGAGCATAGCCACCTCTGAGGGTGGCTTCTCCCATCATAGCGGGGATGAGGGGCTGCAGGAAGAGGAACTAACAGAGCAGGTCCCTAGCACCACATCCGTGATCGAACGCAATGCTCGGATTATCAAGTGGCTGTATACATGTAAAAAGGCCAAAGAGACAGTGAGCAAGGGGGCCCAGGACTTAGCTGGAAAGGTGCTGGTTCCCAAGGCCACAGAAACACGGTAA